The Lathyrus oleraceus cultivar Zhongwan6 chromosome 5, CAAS_Psat_ZW6_1.0, whole genome shotgun sequence genome includes the window attcaaataaatggagcaacaattgttctttattagaaatgaaaaaccaaacttgtccaaacaagaaacgaaaataatattcctgctaattacaggtacataataacagttctctaactgaattattaaatcACTAGGTAAAGgcaatacataagttcctacggctaaagcaacaacctttgctccattgccaacccgtaggtcaacttcaccttttgccaaatctctactcctttttagcccctgcacattggtataaatgtgagaaccacatccagtatctaataaccatgatgcagaagtagataaattaattccaataacaaaaatacctgaagttgaagtctctactccatttttcttatcttctaggtactttgggaagtttctcttccagtgtccgatcttaccgcaatggaagcgggtggcttcctttgctatgcctccactaggcttcaaagtaggagcagtgggtttgggtttggaaacttccttgcctttccctttatcaccctacttagtgggtcttttgttctgtctctttccatttccgatcatcagaatggacttcccttttgacttcagattttGCTAAGTAGTTCTTAAtatggctagcagttcaggaaaagatttgtccatatcattcatattgaaattaaggaaaaattgactgaatctatccggaaacgattgcaagatcaaatcagtcgcaagttcctttccgaggggaaaacccaacctctcaagattctccacatacccaatcatcttgagcacatggggacctacaggggctccctcagctaactttccttgagcttttgaaacttcaaacctttcatgcctttcctgctcttgatagagcatcttcaggtgttcaatcatatcgaactctgccatgttctcatgttgcttttgcaactctgagttcatggtagctagcatgaggcaagcagtttcattggcatcatcgacatgcttcttataagcatctctttctgccttaggtcCAGAACTAGGAGTTTCCTCTTCAGGAataggtttctccaagacatgcaactttctatcatgtttgaggacaatcctcagattttggtgccaatccagaaaacttgtcccaaacaatttttccttatcaaggattgatcgcaaaatattgttagaggtgtttgttgtcatggtaatctacatgaaaataatgaaaatataagtatcaataacatatttaattaggcatttaattaaatatgctctcactattttactcaaaacaaatgaccctcaccatttgattcggaaaatcccgttgaaagattttctagtgggtcgagatccacatttcactttgttttaagtccgcgtaggaggattacacaaaactaggttatttaggtaggaactccttccaattgtatctaatacaactctcgaatattttagttgggtgaataactccttattccaatccatcacatggatcatttccaactcttgcttataaacatatataatcttattataatttgtttagttaagtttgacccattgttttagcaattggatattacaatcatcccatcgcaccttactaatatagaacatgcacctcgcgtaggcgaaacctacattattcgatactagtcttgatgaatgctaaaacttggaaagcataaacttaatatttaatttgagggaatttacAATAATTCTaatctcaccggcttatttatcatataaatcgtctctcacatgcatcaatatacattcacatgcatcaatatacacacaaaatgaaacagttatggcccctagcacaattgttctcccaagtcaatgagagaacataagctaacctaataacgatctaagtttctctaagcaagatcttcaaggttgtcctcctttgatattgtattcttctctttattcataacattacattacataaaagaaactcgttttacatacgagggagtgagatgagaaaagaagttacattaagagattaaaagagaggcacaACACGCAGGTTGTATTTTAAAAtcctaaaacaaaataaaggaaaactaaggccataaccgatcaccacaagacaataataataaacacattattaatttaaattctgttaattaaataaaccaaattaaattttgacgaccaatcacactacgcagagttagccgagGGTTAATTAAATTTCaacgtcgtttttcgcatcaacacttgatactttaaagcacaactcttgtgcagtcacaaccctaatcacataactctttgacagcacaacccttgtaccgtcatgaaccctaatggAACAATTTCATACcatcaaacacacctcgattgttaattcagtaaGATTGATCAgcacgtcattgcttcaccatactaatgtcagatcaagaagcaaatgaccattgatcgctcaaagcaaaataaccattaagtgtttgaatgaatgaaacagaaatagtatatcatatataccgtattttgcatcaaaattacttatatcatatatataacttgatcgatctcaattaTGTAACCTATGGACGATTGATGTATTGTTGCTTCACCAAACTAACATTGGATTTCGAAGCATATTCAACATCAATCATCCGAATCttacacacatgatgccaaatttaactactcatttattctttaattcattctgtcttttaatcgtattaatatagaaaatacataaaataaatagatatcagatgcatggtttcgtaagtggctctgataccacttacgagaatggcgatccaaaatgcagcggaagTTAATTTTTttatcctttagtgatccttacgaatgggcatgatcagtgatagaatcgttacctcttatggcgattgaaacctttgatgcagatttaaggagtgatcacgaatgttgaatggtgacaatgcctctactcagtctacacgaacgaattccttcaatctcaaagctatctactacgaatgaaggctttgagtgtgagagagacAAAATTTCAACTActcaaatgcttctgcacaagggttctatttatagaaccacttgtgtgagctgtaatctaaaaagcccacttaaatgtatgtggcccatatcttatgatataccaaaatcacttaagcgcatggtaccttaccatatttcgtattctacttaagtgcaccgtaccttacaatgtcCTATTTCACctaagtgcactgtaccttacggtgttccttatttactctatctctcattaattCGTCCTTTAGTGTGTaaccctataggttttcgcgacattggctattatattaaatcacgtatttaacataataaatagtgagtggtatctagcaacacatcactgctatccaagacatGAAAATTtcatatgatctgacaaatccttttgtgataataccttatgtgtacaattacccttttgcccatatgtctatattgaacacaaggcatagaccgtgtcatgCTTACCCAGTTCAATATTGtgcccttagacatttatcctgttacacaggatgggaaaactccatctaggtcactcatgtccctcagcttgcttcgtggagtatccatcaattgtctttatggtcatccagttatggagaacgtttgatcagcaataaggcactcgactctacatctagggtccatagtggtttcaggtcgaagggtggtatacaccactatcaccatgagaataacttatgatactttgcaTAACATTATATATAGTATTTTCATAGAGGGTCAATCCCGTATAAaattactcttaatattcatacctatgtttaagacttgataattccttatccatgatccatgagatgtgatcatcaatctatatacataatagtcttaatgctttaatgttatcccactttacaacaaagctcgactacagatactttaagaataatttccttatgtttaatgggatctcatgattaagtaacacttgatacattaaacgggctagctattctagggactttattaaataaacctaataaataaaaagccttatattattaatatataattcgatagaagtaccaaaagtattggcctctagggcttacaccaaaaacaaggtcattgatgaaccaactagcatttagacattagagaaatcacTGGTCAAATGAAGGATTGAGAAAGAATATGcatgaagatgaagagggaaggagaagtagaaacacaaattgatcatgagaggaatttaatttgatcaataccatccattcatttcggtagatgaaatgtacatttcatcaatcccctaaatccaatagttttgatcaaacaaaagtcaaatcaaccacgatcaaggcccaaacagaaagtcaaacatcacaagaccataaaaatggctcaacataattttccagcatttatttaattaaaaatttaatttaaaaatgaattaaaatgcattttaatatggacaaaacctcaaatcccttcaaaacaccaaataaatggccaagggatttatcataggttaaatAAGGTCAAcggaccttagacaaaaaatgtcatgatttttgaaaagtcgaaagtattttaaaacaattaaaaatatgcacaaaaatatttaattcatgaaaaataccaaaattgatccaaaaaataattttaattcaaaatatgaaagagaaaaatatttgaagatttttggtgaaagtcccatattttttagactaaaattgaaattattatgaattaaaataaataaatggattaaatgaaaattcataaattaaaataaaattcagaaaaataagggccatcagatctccctcattaattgaggtgaaAATTCTAATGACCAAGTGCGCGCTTCCACCAAATGCCacagtcaacgcgtgtacacACATGGTAATCAGAAAGGAGggtcaagattaaaacgtggatATGAGATTAGATGGCCTGGGATGTTCCAGCGCATCCTCAGAGCCCTAGTGATCAGTCTCCAATTCTccttgttttctgacactcattcggcacctatgtacgaagtcggtaacacattagtccacttattttattgttttgtttagTAATTTAGATGTTTTGCAATGTTGTTTCCAGTTGTTGATTACATGTTATATGCATcattatactccattttatgtcccTTTGTGGTAGTTCTATtggtttcaggtgtaagcaaGAGTACCAGAGGGATAGACAAGCAAATCGGACGTTCCGGGCCCGTCAGAAGAAGAAAATTGGACAATACAGTAGtcctgacacggccacccgtgtttcccaacacgggccgtgtcaggagaagGCACTTGGAAGAGGAAAACAGGGAGCcgacacgggtgcccgtgtcagctgacacggcccatgtcagcCTCCCTGATGGGGCGTGACAAGCCTTTTGCTGCAGAAGCCTAACACGGCCTGTCGTGTTTCCTGACACGACCAAGTTGGCTTGGACACTTGATTTTCCAATTTTGTGCTGTTTTTGGAACAGCTtatcccggagggcattttggacttttgcAAGATAAAAATTGTCATCAGGAACTATTTACAAGATATTTGAATATGGAGAGAGGGACTTTTTGCACAATCAAAAATTAGAGACGATACAGATTGAAGCAGTGGAAAGCGACAAAGAACGGAGATCCTTCAAGAGAGgatgcgattgaagatcaacggaattccgaactttttgtaatgtctcaattttatcttgtatcttatttgaataatatgagaggctaaaccccccaattCCAGGtgggtgtccctgaattgatcatgtaatgactcTGATGTTAGAATTTCCTTAATATATGTTATTTGTTATCACTTTCACTGTGTAATTTGtgtaatgctttctttatcagaaaagttaagattgatgtatggttaacgattagcaggattgcaattgttaaggtttttaaatagtgaaaccatagtagatatcacctaggactagggataccctatggttaccgggTTATTATTGTTAAACTAAAATGACTTGGTTTCATCATAGTCACAtaaggacttagaggttagattgaataccaaaggtttccctctgaggtcttagggggaaacaatgttaagatccggtaattgaaacaattatcattattaaggagatatacactcaagggtcattacaGGAGATTTTCACACACCATCCTTGGCATATTATTATAATTTGTGAAAATATTTCTTTGTTTTAATTTTCCTTACAGAGAATTTCACAAAACCCAAACTAttacttttgttcaattgagtgaTTGTTTACTCATATATTGCtgcgcaatcctcgagatcgttctttgggaaacatccctcttattactacatcggaaaaatagtacacttgctattttcccgatcaagtttttggcgccgttgaaattttgttgctctgcaactaaaatttatttttcgttattttgaatattttatttaGATTATACAACTGATCTATGTCTGATattgtatgcgaggtaaggccttAGTTGATTTTCCTTTAGacgcagaaatcgagagaaccttgcgggcaagactcagacaagctcGATTATCCAGATTGGAATCAGACGAAGAACAACTTTCCATCCATTCAGGTTCAGATTCAGGTTCTGATAGAGAGATCAAAACTATGGTTGATGTTCCACCGCCACTAGAAAGACTGTTGGGAGACTACGGAGGTGCAAATGCATAAACCGACAAATTAACtattgtcaaccaaccagtgaaCGTGGCTAACTTCCAGCTGCACCCGAGTACCATTAATTAGCTTGAAATGAAGCATTTTACTGGAAAAGTGAATGAATATGCAAACAAGCATTTACAGaggtttctgaccatgagcaacactctgaaaattgatggtcacactgaaGAAGCCAAGAAGTTGAGAATGTTCCCGTTTACCTTAGCGGAAGAAGCTGAAGAATGGTTTTATTCTTTACCTGCCAGTAGCATCACATCTTGGAAGGAAATGGAAAAAGCCTTCgtaaatgagtattttccagcatcggtatttctgcggaagaggtatgaaattctgaattttaagcagaaggacggggaaactttgggagacgcctacaagagattcaagagagtcCTTGTAGCCTacccaactcataatatggatgcaactgaacaaatgcagatgtttgtgaatggTCTTAAAATAAAGACCAAACAGCTGATTGATACTACAGCCGGTGGttccacaaatttttcaacagccaccggtatcaagaagatcattgaagcTATTGCTACTAATGAGCACATGGAGTTGTACGATAGGTGTCAAAGCAAACCAGAAGGGGTTATAGATTTAAAGCTGGAAACTAATAAAATCCGTATTGAAGATACTATAGCTGCTGAAGTTGATAAGAAGCTGAAGGCGTTGAATATAGGTACCCAACAAATGGCGCAAGTCCAACCGGTTCCTACTGTCTGCTGTGAAACTTGTAGTGGTCCGCACCAAACTGTTTATTAttttgcaactcctcaacaagtGGAGGAAATCAAATTTTTGAAGCAGATTAATCCTTATTCCAACACGTACAGTTcgggttggaagaatcatcccaacttctcatggaaagaccaaaaaggaaCCGCTCATCAACATGGTCAGtaccaaactcaatatcaacaacaacaacagcaacatgCCCTTAAGAAAGCTGATTGGGAAATTTCTATTGAAAGAATGGCAGTCCATAATGTtcaatttcaagaagaaacccggaacaatcagaaaaacaccacacCATCAATAAAGAATCTTGAAGTCCAAATGAGTCAAATCGCTCAACAACTAGCTTTgagttctcaagcacaaggtgcTCTATCTAGTGCAACCGTGACAAATCCTAGAGAGCATAATAATATGAGCATGGTGACAACACAAAATGGTAAATCTGATGAAGTTGTCGGGGATGTGGATGAAGAGGAAAACCAATTGATCGAAGTGGACCttgagatcaaagaaaatgaagttgttaGGGAAGAAGTGGTAGCACCGAAACCTGTTGTAAAAGAAACAGTCATTGAGCCCAAGTCAGTTGTTAAGCTTCCATTCCTCACTAGAAACAAGAAAAAAGGacaacatgagaaaaactttgaaaaattcttagagttgttcaagaagctGGAGATTAACATTCCTTTGTTGGAGGGACTTGAACAAATGCCTACTTATGCCAAGGTCATGAAGGATATCATTTCGAAGAGGCGTACCACTGACACTAACCTGATTATTCTAATCaaaacttgtagtgctattttacagggtatgaagattccgaTAAAGAAGAAAGATAGATGAGCTATCACCATCCCATGTACTATTGGAGATAGGTCGTTCAACAAAGATCTTATTGATGTGGGAGCTAGTGTAAGTCTTATGCCAttatccatttacaagaagcTTGGTATAGGGGTTGTGCAAGATACCAGGATGACACTCCAATTCGCCGATCATTCGGTCAAGAAACCGTATGGCATTGTCGAAGATGTTATGGTGAAAATTGATAAGTTTATATTTCCGGTGATTTTTGTAATTCTtgaaatgccggaagatgaagatATCCCTCTCATTCTGGGGATACCCTTTTTGGAGACGAGACGGTGCTTGATAAACATAGAAGAAGGAACAATGACGCTGAAGGTTTATGATGAGGAATTGAAAATCGATGTTCGAAACACCATGAGGTACAAGGATGATATTTGTACCCGTCATACTATAGAGGTTCAGGATCAGGTGACGACATATGATAACCGTTTGCATACACCCCAGTCacctttggaaagagtgttgagtTTATCCATTTTTGATTCGGATAAAGAGGTGGACAATGGGGAATCTGAAGTGCTAGCATTGTTGGACGCACAAACCCTGTGGAAAAGATCTCGACCACGCCGGTGGGAGGATTTACGCCTACCTCAATCTAGTGAAGAGAATGAAGAATCAAAGAAGTAAACGAAGTTGAAACAACTTCCTGACaatctcaaatatgtctttctcgAACCTGAAGGAAAATGCCCTGCTATCATAAACTCGAGCCTTCAGAATATCCAAGAAGAAAAGCTCATCCAAGTCTTGAAAAAGTACAAAAATGCTATTGGATGGGCAATTGAAGATTTGAAGGGTATTAGCCCTACTGTGTGCATCCATAAAGTTCTCATGGAGACGACCACAAACCGGTAGTCCAACCGCATATAAGACTCAATCCTGCAATGAAGGAAGTAGTTCAGAAAGAGGTGGTGAAACTGTTAGACGTAGGTCTTATATATCCTGTTTCTGACAGCTCGTGGGTGAGCCCGGTTTATGTTGTCCATAAGAAAGGGGGGACCACTGtaataaagaatgaaaaaatgAGTTAATTCCTACTCGGACAATAACCGGATGGCGTGTTTGCATTGACTATAAAAGGTTGAACACatcaactaggaaggaccatttccctttaccatttattgattagatgttggaaaggttagccgAGCATGATTACTATTGTTTTCTAGATGGATActccgggtataatcagattgATGTAGCTCCGAAAGACCAAGAAAAGACAGCATTCACATGCAAGTATGATGTTTTTCCTtacagaagaatgccattcgggttGTGTAATGCTCCAGCCACCTTCCAACAATGCATGACCTTCAtttttgctgacatgctcgaaaaacatatggaagtcttcatggatgacttctcggtcTTTGGATCCTCATTTAATAACTATTTAACTAATATCTCTCTTGTTTTAGACAAGTGCCAAAAAACGAATTTAATTCTGAACtgggagaaatgtcacttcatggtgcgTAAGGGGATAGTGttgggtcacaaaatttcctaCAAGGGAATTGAAGTTGACCAAGCAAAAGTGGAAGTGATATCTAAACTCCCACCCCCTATTAATGAGAAGGGTATCAGGAGTTTCTTAGGACATGCAGGTttttaccgcaggttcataagagatttctcaaAAATTACAAAATCGTTGACCACTCTATTATTTAAAGATAAGGCATTTCTGTTCAACGAAGAATGCACCATGGCCTTTGAGACATTGAAGAGCAAACTGATTTCAGCACCCATTGTTATTGCCCCTGATTGGTCTCTTCcgtttgagatcatgtgtgatgctagtaTATTGCTGTAGGGGAAGTCTTAGGACATCGAAGAGAGAAGTTATTACATGTCACTTACTATGCTAGTCATGTGTTAAACCCGACACAGATGAACTATGCAACCACTGGAAAATAGTTGTTGGCAGTGGTTTACGCTTTTGACAAGTTCATGCAATATTTGTTAGGATCGAAGGTTGTTGTGTATACGGACCATGCCGCTTTGAAATATCTGTTTCCTAAACAAGACTCTAAGCCGAGACTTCTCAGTGGATCTTACTCCTCCAAGAATTTGATGTAGAGATCCGAGACAAAAGTGGGTGTGAAAACACAGTGGCAGATCATCTATCCCACATGTCACCTATTGAAGAAACAGAAGAAAAGAGACCGATAAAGGATGGGTTCGCTGATGAACACATCCTCGCTTATATCGGTATCCCGTGGTTCGCAGACTACGCAAATTATTTGGTTGGGGGTGTAATCCCCAATtattttgattctaacaaaaagaaaaagtttgttcatgattgcaggttttacttgtgggatgacccattcctATACAAAAGAGGAGTGGATGGGCTGGTCAGAAGATATGTCCCAGAGGAGGAGCAAAGGGATGTACTTAGAGCTTGTCATGATTCAGACTATGGAGGACACTTCAGTGGTGACCGAACAACGGCCAAAGTTCTTCAATCAGGTCTATATTGGCCCACATTGTTCAAAGATGCCCATGACATCGTCAAAGAATGCGGCAGATTTCAAAGAACGAGGAATATTTCAAAGAGAAATCAAATGCCGCAAAATGCCATGCTGGAGGTTGAATTGTTTAATGTCTcgggaatagacttcatggggACATTTCCACCAACCTGTGGGAAAATTATATCTTGGTAGCAGTTGACTATGTATTAAAGTGGGTGAAAGCTGTGGCATTGCCCACCAATGACTCTAAAGTGATTGTGACATTTCTGAAGAATAATATCTTTTCAATATTCGGGGTGCCAAGAGCACTTATTAGCGATGAAGGCACTCACTTTTTGAACAAACAGATGGAGAATATGCTAAAGAAGTATAATGTTAAACATAAGATCGCCACTCCGTATCACCCTCAAACGAGTGGCCAGGTCGAAGTGTCCAACAGGTAGATAAAGCAAATATTGGAAAAGACT containing:
- the LOC127079407 gene encoding uncharacterized protein LOC127079407; protein product: MSNTLKIDGHTEEAKKLRMFPFTLAEEAEEWFYSLPASSITSWKEMEKAFVNEYFPASMFVNGLKIKTKQLIDTTAGGSTNFSTATGIKKIIEAIATNEHMELYDRCQSKPEGVIDLKLETNKIRIEDTIAAEVDKKLKALNIGTQQMAQVQPVPTVCCETCSGPHQTVYYFATPQQVEEIKFLKQINPYSNTYSSGWKNHPNFSWKDQKGTAHQHGQYQTQYQQQQQQHALKKADWEISIERMAVHNVQFQEETRNNQKNTTPSIKNLEVQMSQIAQQLALSSQAQGALSSATVTNPREHNNMSMVTTQNGKSDEVVGDVDEEENQLIEVDLEIKENEVVREEVVAPKPVVKETVIEPKSVVKLPFLTRNKKKGQHEKNFEKFLELFKKLEINIPLLEGLEQMPTYAKVMKDIISKRRTTDTNLIILIKTCSAILQGMKIPIKKKDR